ATGGAATCAGAATACCTCACTTTTCATCCCAGTTTTCCGGAGCGTCAAATCGGCCCGGGCGGACGTGACCTGCCGTAACGGCCTCGTCTGCGTGCTCGGCTTCGGCCGGGAATCGCCCGCGCCAGGCTGGGCTATAATCCGCAACAGCTCCTCTCTGGTGTTGGATGCCGAGTCTTTCAGATCGGACGGACGCGCACGGGGAGACTCGGCCCGCAGCCGCGCCACGTCTGCTTACCGAACTCGAACCCTGGCACCACGTCTTCTTCCGCAATCTCGGCGACCTGCTGTTTCTCAGGGGCCAGCCTGCGCCGCTCATCGCCGCGCGGACCGCGCCTTTCTGGCCCGACGTGTTTGTCACTCGCGGCCTGCCCACCCGCGCCCTGACGCAGTCAGGCCTCGGGCACGTTCTCGTCCTGCTCGCAATTTACGGCATCTCGACGGCCTGGTTTTCGTCGCGAGCCGGGCAGGTGAATGCCTTTCGCAACGCCAGTATCACCTACTACAACGTTTCCGAGTACCTGCCGCCCATCGAATCCGGCAGCGAGCCCGCCAAGATTGAAAAGAAGGGCGAGCCGGCATTCGCCAAACAGAAAATCATTTCGCTGCCCCGTAACCCCGACAATTCCCGGCAGACGATCATCGACCCCTCCACCACGCGCATCCTCCGCGGAGACGTCCGCATGCCGAACCTGGTGGCCTGGGACCCTGTTCCCGCGCCGGTGCCGATGGCCGGCGCCCGCGATGCTTCAAAGATTTTCCTCCCCGCGCCCGACCTGAGCGTTGTCCAGCCGGCGCCCTCCGACGCCCGCGGCAATGTTGCGCGCGTTGCACTGCCCTCTCCGTCGCTCGACGTGGTTCAGCCGGCGCCCAAACCCGGCGGCGCCGCAACCGACGTGGCCAGGCTCAACCTTCCCGGCGCCGCGCTCGATGCCGTGGTCCCGCCGCCCGCGAACGCAACCGACGTCACTCGCAAGCCCGGCGAGTTGAACATGTCCGCAGCGCTCACGTCGGTCCAGGTCCCGCGTCTTCCCGTACCGGAGGAGCGCGCGGCCGTGGCGGGAGCCGGTGGCGGCGGTGAGGGCGCTTCGGCGCCCTTGTCAGCCGGCATAGGTGGCGCCGCGGGCCAGGCGGCAGGTAGGCTGATCGCCCTCGGGCTCGACCCGGCCGCGGTTCACGGGCCCATTCCCGTACCCGGCGGCAATCGCAGCGGCGCTTTTGCTGCTGGACCAGAGGGCAAACCCGGCGCGCCCGGCACGCCCGATATCACTGCGGGCGGCAGCGGACCCGGCGGCAGCGGCTCCGGTTCCGGCGGACCTGGACGCGGCAGCTCCTCCGGCGAAGTGCCCCCCGGCATCACCATCGGCGCCGGTCCTAATCCTCCAGGCGGCGTGGTTGCGGGCGGTGTGCCGACCGTCGCGTCGCCTCCGGGCACGAATGGCAATGCCCGTTCCGCGCCCAGCAATGCAGGCAAGAGTCCGCTGATGGCTTCCGTGACGCCTCCTCGCGTTGGCGACGTCGCTCGGCAGCCCCAGCCTCCGAATGCTCCGGCGAAGGTCGAAGACCAGGTGTTCGGCGCCAGGAAGTATTACTCGATGGCGCTCAACATGCCGAACCTCACGTCATCCGGAGGCAGCTGGATCGTGAACTTTGCCGAACTCGGCGAATCACGCGTGAAGGGCGAACTCACGGCGCCGGTGCCCACGCTGAAAGTTGATCCGAAGTACCCGCCTGACCTGATGGCTTCGCGCGTGGAAGGTGTTGTGACGCTCTACGCCGTGATTCACTCCGATGGCACGGTCGGCGAGGTCCGCATCCTGCGCGGACTCGACGACCGCCTCGACGAGAACGCGCGCACCGCCCTCGAGCACTGGCACTTTCAGCCCGCCACCAAGAACGGCGCCGCCGTGGCGCTGGAAGCAGTCGTGCAAATCCCGTTCAAAGCATTCAGAGTTCGGTTCTGACGGGCCTATACGCGGACGACAGTTGCGGAACCGGAAACTTCGAAACTTGAAACTCGAAACTTGCTCTTCTTATCTGCTGGCCATGGCCTGGCTTCCCGCCTCCAGCGCCTCATAGATAGACGCGCTGGTGCACACCTCATAATAAGGACGCTGCGTCCACTCCTTGAGCGAGCCATCGGCCGCGTCGATGTGCGGCACCATGCCGACCCGCACCACCAGGTCGGAAAACGACGCTCCGCTCACCGGCACCAGCCCGCGATAAAGTGTGACGCTCTCGGTGTTCCACAACATGGGCAGATCGAGCTTGTGCTCGCGGAGCGAAATCTCCTCACGCAGTTTGCGGAACGCCTCCGCGCTTATGTTGATGCCGCTCACGTTGTAGCGCATGAGGAACTCGTCGGGATTGCCGCCGGTGTCCTTGTCCTCGACCGTCTGGAACGTGAACACGTTGAATGGCGTCTCGCGTCCGGCCAGCAGCCTGCGCGCGCCTTTGCTGCTGCCTGACAGGCGGTCGCTCTCGTTCAGCGCGCTGGAGATCATGATGCGCGAGGTGCCGTCCATCAGGTACATGGGCGCGGCGTCCTTGTAGCAGATGCCGATGCCGATCTCCAGTGTGGGCAGCCCGGCGTTGGCCGACTGCTCGTTGTAGCCGCGCACCACCTGGATCATCTCGCGGGCCAGCGCGCAGGCGCGCGCCACGCAGGCGCTGCGCTCTCCCTCGCGCTCGAACACCGCCAGGATCACCGCGTCACCTTCGAGGAAGACTTTCGTGGCGTCGAAGCGCGGCAGCAGCTTGTTCACCGGATCGTAGAAGTTCAGGCTGAAGTACGATGCCGGATTCAGCCCGCGCTCCAGCAGCGTGCGCGTCAGGGTGGTCGAGTCGCGCACGTCGGCTTTCACAATGACGTGCCCGATCACCTTCTCCTCCGCCGGCTTCTGTTCCACCGGCAGCAGGAATTCATACAGCGTGTGATTGATGGAAGAGAGTTCGCGCAGTTTGTCGCTGGTGATCAGGTTGATCTGGTCGCAGGCGGCGTTCACCGCTTCCATGCGCCGCAGATCGCGGCGGTAACGCATGAAGTCGAGCAGGAAGCGTCCCGCAACCTTGGCCCGCTCCGTGCCCTTCAGTCCCGCCACGCGCTTCTGGGCGACGTTCAGCGCGTCGGGCGAGAGCTTGCCATGCTCCTGCAGCAGCGTCATCACGCGCCCGTGCTCTTCCTTGCTGAGCAGCGCCGCCTTGAGCTGCTGCGCGTGGATCTGCGGCCAGTAGTGCGCCAGCAGCGCCACCACTTCGTATGACGCGACGACGCGGTCCATCACGCCTTCTTCTTCGAGCAGCTCCGTCCACGCGTTCAGTACCGCGCGCTGCGCCTTGCCCTTCGCGGTCTCCTCGTCGGGCGCGCCGGCCGCTACCAGCTCCTGCGCATTCTCGGGCTGGCTGAGCAGCCCGTCATAGGTGGCGTAGTTGGGGGCCAGCTTCAGTGCTCCGATCGACTCCAGGAACTGCGCGGCGATGGCCGCCATGCGCGCCACGCGGTCCGGATCGCGCTCGTAGTTGCCCAGCATCACGTAATGCTCGGCGTTCAGGTAGTCGTCCCACACGTCTTCGGTGAACAGCAGGCGGTTAATCAGCAGTCCGTAGAGCTCGGCTTGCTCGTCGCCCAGCAAGGAGCGCCGCAGGCGCGCCAGCTTTTCCTTTTCCACTTCGCGCCAGGTTTGGAACAGCTCCTGGCCCGACTTGCGGATGATGTGCTTCTTGTTGACGTGGAGTTGTCCCACCCGGTCACGGATCTCGATCGCCTTTGCCGGATTCGGCGCGCGCGGTCCCTCCAGCCCGCTCAGCCGGCTGCGGCAGCGCTCCAGCACGATGGAGAACTGCAATCCCAGCTCGGCGCGCAGGAACTTCAGCACCGCCAGGCGCGCCAGCATGTCGAGCGACGGATTCTCCTCCGCCTTGGCGCGATCGAGAGCGGCGGCGTGCAGGTCACCAAGCATGTTTTTGAAGTCGGCGGGATCGGGTTGCTTGGGCGCCGCCGGCTTCGGAGGCCCGCCCTGGGGACCCAGCATGGGCAACGTGCGCACCGTGCCAATAGCAGCCGGCGAGCCGGACTGCGGCCCCAGCTGCGCCAGGTCTTCCACGTTGCCGTACTTGGCAATCATGCGCGCCACCTGCGCGCGTGCCACCCCGCAGAACTTCGGGCTGAGGAAAACGTCGTGGCGCACGTTGTCCACGCCGGGGATGAGGTTTTCCAGGACCAGGACAGGGTTGTACTGCGTGAGCTTGAACTGGCGCGCAAGCTCGGCAACATTCGCTTTCGGGCGAAACAGCGCCATCAGAGCTCTGGACGCGGCTGCTGCCGCTTATTCTCCGCTTACCGGGCGCGCCGAATCAATCACTGCCGCTGCCGCGCCAATCCGCCGGTTCAGCGTGCCGAAGCGAGCCGCCCGGAATCGCTGCCGGCGAGCGCGTCTTCCAGCGTGGGCTCGTGGAAACTGGCCAGCCGATGCCGCAACTC
This genomic window from Terriglobales bacterium contains:
- a CDS encoding TonB family protein; translation: MPSLSDRTDAHGETRPAAAPRLLTELEPWHHVFFRNLGDLLFLRGQPAPLIAARTAPFWPDVFVTRGLPTRALTQSGLGHVLVLLAIYGISTAWFSSRAGQVNAFRNASITYYNVSEYLPPIESGSEPAKIEKKGEPAFAKQKIISLPRNPDNSRQTIIDPSTTRILRGDVRMPNLVAWDPVPAPVPMAGARDASKIFLPAPDLSVVQPAPSDARGNVARVALPSPSLDVVQPAPKPGGAATDVARLNLPGAALDAVVPPPANATDVTRKPGELNMSAALTSVQVPRLPVPEERAAVAGAGGGGEGASAPLSAGIGGAAGQAAGRLIALGLDPAAVHGPIPVPGGNRSGAFAAGPEGKPGAPGTPDITAGGSGPGGSGSGSGGPGRGSSSGEVPPGITIGAGPNPPGGVVAGGVPTVASPPGTNGNARSAPSNAGKSPLMASVTPPRVGDVARQPQPPNAPAKVEDQVFGARKYYSMALNMPNLTSSGGSWIVNFAELGESRVKGELTAPVPTLKVDPKYPPDLMASRVEGVVTLYAVIHSDGTVGEVRILRGLDDRLDENARTALEHWHFQPATKNGAAVALEAVVQIPFKAFRVRF